In one window of Candidatus Scalindua sp. DNA:
- a CDS encoding tetratricopeptide repeat protein — translation MDFSINKTKNTTKRWKFWVLYAATPLLIVACTLLAIVIFLVKDRIPGQEGLEKGLIYAKLHRHTEALEEFKKELIKNPEDANIHYHMGISYFRLKKYEHAESELKFALNNKPDFTDASLQLGVIYLTTAIELRKLGKDEALVLDKLSLAEETCKTLIRTNPALSQPYSLLAKIHLELGFHDLAVKDFQDALKIDDLNIDTHIALARLYVQNGNFDLAEIQCKRALSHTDIEHIEIQLLLSRIYEYQDRFVAAIDCLKQIVEQKPDYLDAHIQLSVLFLKTAQYDSALIEAEHSIKLSSSDNIPPIIYFVKGYVFLKKKNYREAIALLQESALKLPTLPETHYYLALALAEKGRYEEAKTAFKSSVTNDSKYLPAQIGLARLFAREGSNNETLKIGKQILEMYPDNVDAMQIIGSTYIKMHDYKSAEKYFRKIVELNPSLGDINLAYLTLSTGELDKCIKQCEAIIKKDPNTAKAYDILGMAHIRKGEIEKGAMQFKKVIELDKYSVNAYINLAKVCILNEDNPEAIKTLETLHSINQDNLEARMLLADLYAYKDDSDKTETILKETIESDPNYLPAYKLASLYLLQGETKKSLNLFNKAINLDPANALLHAYFAVAYQQENKGTSSILYGKKSLDLNGDIPDLKIIMTNLYASSGKKIKAENLIESSVSLTSDVKKEYLDFIELCQQNIENGKQVTLALNKAIIAKQEGFLHHSVAECRKAATLLPDNLIPKLILASIYISSNQKEEAIKVYTDIINQRPEFISSYNGLGEAYILADRQHEAISIFKDIISRDDNSVHARLNLATLLLKQGFSEKAKNIIEKAVEIDPENPVAHNLLGTVSLAYEKFKMNKNEFPETSQSNNGSFAQMLNNARVLFEQGDLDKCIGYCKMELEENPSNTQLRNILGLAFLKKGLLRKAETEFNKIIAVNADFIPAYLALAEVTLKRNQTNIANILYQTVLNINPNTLEAHIGLGNSYYLMGNHQAAIEEFNNILKTHPDNVETYIALTKSYLAVKKFELAGDMIKKALYLEPRNLLALSLLARTYLLNENIPEALNQLKVALHNNKYFIEAYNLGVLHIHNGNYRESIALYKQAVEYFPDNAQFWCNLAIAHLLLGEYENARNACSQALTIEPNSIISNVCMVNIFLSRSEHESAGVCLQDIPKLNNSLKSSFLDLIELCKHNMELEKSVVYHLGRAIAFTNIQWLSPALGEYQELAKIIPSNTIAYDAQADILFEMGENVQAIKTCNKILELNPQSTDTYNKLADIYYRNGQTEEAVIQYKKVVEMNPLHVSSYLNLGVLQELRSSLTDAVNAYKKVIELNPSSPVAYNNLAWLYATKMQNKLDDALILAKKAKTLAPENAEIIDTLGWLYYLNGEYEKAVTELKIAVKVAPWNPIIRFHLGTLFYKKGLHQMALTEMERVLKMGRTLPESEKAKLIIEEIKLSQSNNKKGTQAL, via the coding sequence ATGGATTTTTCAATAAATAAGACCAAAAATACTACAAAACGGTGGAAATTCTGGGTACTCTATGCTGCCACACCCCTTCTTATTGTAGCATGCACATTATTGGCAATCGTTATTTTCCTTGTAAAGGACCGTATTCCGGGCCAAGAGGGTCTGGAAAAAGGTCTTATTTATGCAAAATTACATAGACATACCGAAGCTCTAGAAGAATTTAAAAAGGAGCTGATCAAAAATCCCGAAGATGCCAATATTCATTATCATATGGGAATTTCATACTTCAGATTGAAAAAATATGAACATGCTGAGTCAGAATTGAAATTTGCTCTCAATAACAAACCAGACTTTACAGATGCCAGTCTTCAGCTTGGAGTTATATATTTGACCACTGCAATTGAACTTCGAAAACTTGGTAAAGATGAAGCATTAGTACTCGATAAGTTGTCATTGGCTGAAGAAACGTGCAAAACGTTGATAAGAACGAATCCGGCTCTTTCCCAACCTTATTCCTTATTGGCCAAGATACACCTGGAACTTGGTTTTCACGACCTCGCAGTAAAAGATTTTCAAGATGCACTTAAGATCGATGATTTAAACATCGATACACATATTGCTCTTGCCAGATTATACGTACAAAATGGAAACTTTGATTTAGCGGAAATTCAGTGTAAACGGGCCTTGTCTCATACAGACATTGAACATATTGAAATCCAACTTCTTCTATCCAGAATTTATGAATATCAGGACAGATTTGTTGCGGCCATTGATTGTTTAAAACAAATAGTGGAGCAAAAACCAGATTATTTGGATGCTCACATTCAGTTGTCAGTTCTCTTCTTGAAAACAGCACAATATGATAGTGCATTGATTGAGGCGGAACACTCAATTAAGTTAAGTTCTTCGGATAACATACCTCCTATCATCTATTTTGTTAAAGGATACGTATTTCTAAAAAAGAAGAATTATAGAGAAGCAATCGCTTTATTACAGGAGTCAGCATTAAAACTCCCCACTTTACCGGAAACACATTATTATCTCGCTCTTGCTTTAGCAGAAAAAGGCAGATACGAAGAAGCAAAGACGGCATTTAAATCATCTGTAACCAATGATTCAAAGTACCTTCCAGCACAAATAGGACTTGCAAGACTGTTTGCTCGTGAGGGTTCAAATAATGAAACACTTAAAATTGGCAAACAAATTTTAGAGATGTATCCTGACAATGTAGATGCCATGCAAATTATTGGTTCTACATATATTAAAATGCATGATTATAAATCTGCTGAAAAATACTTCAGGAAAATTGTTGAACTGAACCCATCTCTTGGTGATATCAATTTGGCATATTTAACTCTTTCAACCGGCGAACTCGACAAATGCATCAAACAGTGTGAAGCGATTATAAAAAAAGACCCCAATACGGCAAAAGCATATGATATCCTTGGTATGGCACACATTAGAAAAGGTGAAATAGAGAAAGGTGCCATGCAATTTAAGAAGGTCATTGAATTAGATAAATACTCAGTAAATGCATATATAAATTTAGCAAAAGTCTGCATCCTTAATGAGGATAATCCAGAAGCCATAAAAACATTAGAAACACTTCATTCAATAAATCAGGATAATTTAGAAGCAAGAATGCTCCTGGCTGATCTCTACGCCTATAAAGACGATAGTGATAAAACAGAAACAATTCTTAAAGAGACAATCGAATCAGACCCAAATTATCTCCCCGCCTACAAATTAGCGAGTTTATATTTGCTGCAAGGTGAAACCAAGAAATCTCTTAATTTATTCAATAAGGCAATAAATCTTGATCCGGCTAACGCGTTATTACATGCATATTTTGCGGTTGCTTATCAACAGGAGAACAAAGGAACCTCATCTATTTTGTATGGTAAGAAATCTCTTGATCTCAATGGAGATATACCTGATTTGAAAATTATCATGACAAATTTGTACGCATCAAGCGGCAAGAAAATTAAAGCTGAAAATCTCATAGAATCTTCCGTGTCACTTACATCAGATGTAAAAAAAGAGTATCTCGATTTCATAGAGCTGTGTCAACAGAATATTGAAAATGGTAAACAGGTCACCTTAGCACTTAATAAAGCAATCATTGCTAAACAAGAGGGTTTTCTTCATCATTCTGTTGCAGAGTGTAGAAAAGCAGCAACATTACTTCCAGATAACCTCATACCAAAACTAATCCTGGCCAGTATCTATATCTCCTCAAATCAAAAGGAAGAAGCTATCAAGGTGTATACAGATATCATAAACCAGAGACCTGAATTTATTTCGTCTTATAACGGTTTGGGAGAGGCTTACATTTTGGCTGACAGACAACATGAAGCTATCTCAATCTTCAAAGATATCATCAGCAGGGATGACAACTCAGTCCATGCACGTTTAAACCTTGCAACCCTTTTACTCAAACAGGGTTTTTCAGAAAAAGCAAAAAATATAATTGAAAAAGCTGTAGAGATCGATCCTGAAAATCCCGTTGCACACAATTTGCTGGGAACAGTTAGCCTTGCATATGAGAAGTTCAAAATGAATAAGAACGAGTTTCCAGAAACTTCTCAAAGTAATAACGGTTCATTTGCACAGATGCTGAATAATGCCCGGGTGCTGTTCGAACAAGGAGATCTCGATAAATGTATTGGGTACTGCAAGATGGAATTAGAAGAAAATCCCTCAAACACGCAGCTCCGCAATATATTGGGGCTGGCTTTCCTGAAGAAAGGATTGTTAAGGAAAGCAGAAACAGAATTTAACAAAATAATAGCTGTAAATGCTGATTTCATCCCTGCATACCTTGCTCTCGCTGAAGTAACCTTGAAACGAAACCAAACCAATATTGCAAACATCCTTTACCAGACTGTGTTGAATATTAATCCCAACACTCTTGAAGCACATATAGGTCTAGGAAATTCCTATTACCTGATGGGAAATCATCAAGCGGCAATAGAAGAATTTAACAACATTCTCAAAACTCATCCTGATAACGTTGAGACATACATTGCATTAACAAAAAGTTATCTGGCGGTAAAAAAGTTTGAATTGGCTGGCGATATGATCAAGAAAGCGTTATATCTCGAACCCAGGAACCTGCTAGCGCTCTCCTTACTTGCACGGACTTATTTGCTTAATGAAAATATACCAGAGGCATTAAACCAACTGAAAGTTGCATTACATAATAATAAATATTTCATAGAAGCATACAATCTTGGAGTCCTTCATATTCATAATGGTAACTACCGGGAATCTATTGCTCTATACAAACAAGCAGTAGAATATTTTCCCGACAATGCTCAGTTTTGGTGCAATCTGGCAATTGCTCATCTTTTGCTGGGAGAATATGAAAATGCCAGAAACGCTTGTTCTCAGGCGTTAACTATAGAACCAAACAGTATCATTTCGAACGTATGCATGGTAAACATCTTTCTCTCACGGAGTGAGCATGAGAGCGCGGGCGTTTGTCTGCAGGACATACCAAAACTGAACAACTCACTAAAAAGCAGCTTTCTTGATCTCATTGAGCTTTGCAAACACAATATGGAATTGGAAAAATCCGTTGTCTACCATCTGGGCCGTGCCATAGCTTTCACCAATATTCAATGGCTCAGCCCTGCTCTTGGAGAATACCAAGAGCTAGCAAAGATCATCCCTTCGAATACTATTGCATACGATGCCCAGGCAGATATATTATTCGAAATGGGAGAAAATGTTCAAGCAATAAAAACCTGCAACAAAATCTTAGAATTGAATCCTCAATCAACAGACACCTACAACAAACTAGCAGATATCTATTATCGTAATGGACAAACTGAGGAGGCAGTAATTCAGTATAAGAAAGTGGTAGAAATGAATCCACTTCATGTGAGTTCTTATCTGAATTTGGGTGTATTACAGGAGTTAAGAAGCTCACTGACAGATGCAGTCAATGCTTACAAAAAAGTCATTGAATTGAATCCTTCTTCCCCGGTAGCCTACAACAATCTTGCATGGTTATATGCTACAAAAATGCAGAACAAATTAGATGATGCCTTGATACTCGCCAAGAAAGCAAAGACCCTTGCACCTGAAAATGCAGAAATCATTGATACCCTTGGATGGTTATATTATTTGAATGGAGAGTACGAAAAAGCTGTAACCGAATTGAAAATCGCAGTAAAAGTTGCACCCTGGAACCCAATTATACGGTTTCATCTGGGAACACTTTTTTATAAAAAAGGATTACACCAGATGGCATTAACAGAAATGGAGCGGGTACTCAAAATGGGCAGAACACTTCCTGAATCAGAGAAAGCAAAATTGATAATAGAAGAAATAAAGCTGAGCCAGTCTAACAATAAGAAAGGTACACAGGCATTGTAA
- a CDS encoding lysophospholipid acyltransferase family protein — MKLCIIGFLGSTLLRFLFSTIRIEERPYNHPKQQKEQGRRVIYAVWHPFILIPGFASRNLGVMVLISQHSDGEYIAQVIQWLGYCVVRGSTTRGGPRAMLSIIKRAREWEILAITPDGPKGPVYKAQSGIIYLGQKTGYPIIPMSIWSSKYWTLPSWDKFRIPKPFSKATINYGKPIKIPPKLTKDEIEKYRILLEKTLNEMTREAGHLVKAPGKFA; from the coding sequence ATGAAACTCTGCATTATTGGTTTTCTTGGGTCAACTCTTCTCAGATTTTTATTTAGTACGATTCGGATTGAGGAACGGCCTTATAACCATCCCAAGCAGCAAAAAGAGCAAGGGAGGAGGGTGATTTATGCCGTATGGCATCCATTTATTCTGATACCCGGTTTTGCTTCAAGAAATCTGGGAGTAATGGTATTGATAAGCCAGCATTCTGATGGTGAATACATTGCACAGGTTATTCAGTGGCTGGGCTATTGTGTGGTCAGAGGTTCTACTACTCGGGGTGGTCCGAGAGCAATGTTATCCATCATCAAGAGAGCAAGAGAGTGGGAGATCCTGGCAATTACACCCGATGGTCCAAAGGGGCCGGTATATAAAGCACAATCGGGAATAATCTATTTGGGACAAAAAACTGGTTATCCGATAATTCCGATGTCAATTTGGAGTTCAAAGTATTGGACTCTTCCGAGTTGGGATAAATTTCGTATTCCAAAACCGTTTTCTAAGGCTACTATTAATTATGGAAAACCGATAAAAATACCTCCTAAACTTACGAAAGATGAGATAGAAAAGTATCGTATATTGTTAGAAAAAACACTTAACGAAATGACAAGAGAGGCAGGCCACTTAGTTAAAGCACCTGGAAAATTCGCATGA
- the rseP gene encoding RIP metalloprotease RseP has product MPFIGISTNVILVIAGIGLLIFVHELGHFLVAKKIGVRVLAFSLGFGPAILRKKIGETDYRLSLFPLGGYVKLAGEQKDESCTGDEGEFSSKRPGQRAAVLVAGVTCNTIFAFVAFIIAFRIGVPFVTSEIGQVIPGWPAWEAGILPGDKITRVNNISNPDFEDVFVSIALNNSSEGLNVELERDGKIQDVRIIPRFDPTLGIQRIGIAPATSLEVGKIFSFGDSDAPAQEAGLEIGDTIIAVNGTGISTENEFRELERSNPGKELVLSVLRDDRKLDLKITPSVDTRWMIGLSCTTLKIDSIKYDCLANSIGLNKGDEIVKVNSQSVAGYSEFVNTITSLPDGKIELEIIRSHSTKLIEFNKSGEETVQEFLEGFTPSYGLTVDATVEGFPSEKAGIKPGDKIVSLNGEAMTRWEDLLQVIAASKGEQMEIAWTRGNEKMVEQIIPIKSEESAQGRMGIRLKEKKITRKYGLLLSCVVGTQKAIINIKRIYLTLQGFVSQKLSTKALGGPVLIAQASYESAKSGIGKLVYFLAIISINLAVLNILPVPVLDGGHLLFIGIEKIKGSPVSERTLVIANYIGLALILSLVIYATKNDIMRIFQVL; this is encoded by the coding sequence ATGCCTTTTATAGGTATATCAACTAATGTTATTTTAGTAATCGCTGGGATAGGGCTACTCATTTTTGTTCATGAACTTGGTCATTTTTTGGTAGCAAAAAAAATTGGTGTACGGGTTCTCGCATTTTCATTGGGATTTGGTCCAGCCATACTGAGGAAAAAAATAGGAGAGACAGACTACCGACTTTCTCTCTTTCCTCTGGGGGGATACGTTAAACTTGCCGGTGAGCAAAAAGATGAATCGTGTACCGGTGATGAAGGGGAATTTTCATCCAAGAGACCTGGACAGCGTGCCGCCGTACTCGTCGCCGGTGTCACCTGTAATACAATCTTTGCCTTTGTCGCCTTTATCATCGCTTTCCGGATAGGGGTACCTTTTGTTACATCAGAAATAGGTCAGGTCATACCGGGATGGCCTGCCTGGGAGGCAGGTATTCTACCTGGAGACAAAATCACCAGGGTAAATAATATCTCTAATCCTGATTTTGAGGATGTCTTTGTCTCTATTGCTCTCAATAATTCTTCTGAAGGTCTCAATGTAGAACTGGAAAGAGACGGGAAGATACAAGATGTACGTATTATCCCCAGATTTGATCCAACACTTGGTATTCAGCGCATTGGAATCGCTCCAGCAACCAGTCTGGAAGTAGGTAAGATTTTTTCATTTGGGGATTCAGATGCACCGGCTCAAGAAGCCGGCTTGGAAATTGGGGACACCATAATTGCGGTTAATGGTACAGGTATTTCAACAGAAAATGAATTCAGAGAACTTGAACGTTCAAACCCGGGAAAAGAACTGGTTCTATCGGTTTTACGTGACGACAGAAAACTTGACCTGAAGATTACGCCATCAGTTGACACCAGGTGGATGATCGGTCTTTCCTGCACAACATTAAAGATTGATAGCATAAAGTATGATTGTCTGGCAAATTCTATTGGACTCAACAAAGGTGATGAAATCGTTAAAGTAAATTCACAATCTGTTGCAGGGTACTCAGAATTCGTGAATACCATAACAAGTCTGCCTGATGGAAAAATTGAGTTGGAGATAATCAGAAGTCACAGCACCAAGTTGATTGAGTTCAACAAATCAGGTGAAGAAACTGTCCAGGAATTTCTGGAAGGGTTTACCCCAAGCTACGGACTCACAGTTGATGCTACGGTAGAAGGCTTTCCATCAGAAAAAGCAGGTATTAAGCCGGGAGACAAAATCGTGTCACTCAATGGTGAGGCGATGACGAGATGGGAAGATCTGTTACAGGTTATTGCAGCAAGTAAGGGCGAGCAAATGGAGATTGCATGGACACGCGGTAATGAAAAAATGGTAGAACAGATTATTCCGATTAAAAGCGAAGAAAGTGCTCAGGGACGGATGGGAATAAGATTAAAAGAGAAGAAGATAACACGAAAATACGGCCTGTTACTGTCGTGCGTGGTTGGCACCCAGAAAGCAATAATAAATATCAAGAGAATTTATTTAACTCTGCAGGGATTTGTTTCCCAGAAATTGTCAACAAAAGCACTTGGAGGCCCTGTGCTCATTGCACAGGCTTCTTATGAATCTGCAAAATCCGGCATCGGGAAACTAGTGTATTTCCTCGCTATCATCAGTATCAATCTTGCCGTTCTAAATATTCTGCCCGTCCCGGTTTTGGATGGAGGGCATCTCCTGTTCATTGGAATTGAAAAGATTAAAGGTTCACCTGTCAGTGAGAGAACTCTTGTTATCGCCAATTATATAGGTTTAGCCTTAATACTGTCCCTCGTTATTTATGCGACAAAAAATGACATCATGCGAATTTTCCAGGTGCTTTAA
- a CDS encoding 1-deoxy-D-xylulose-5-phosphate reductoisomerase yields MKNVIILGSTGSVGTSALEVIRNLRHQFKVVGLSANSRWDILAEQINEFKPRSVSLVEEKWLGDLQKKVSEKSVHIRKGKESVCEIISQEDADIVISAIVGAAGLPAAIEVIRTGKTLALANKEALVMAGNLIMSMAKEKGVQILPVDSEHSAIFQALMAGKPNEVKRVIITASGGPFCNYPKENLSEVTLEEALKHPTWKMGQKITIDSATLMNKALEIIEAKWLFDLETTQIDVIIHPESIIHSLVEFCDGSVIAQMGLPSMKVPIQFALTYPHRENGNVENLDLAKLANLTFLKPDMDKFPALKLGYEAAEKGGTSGVTLNAANEIAVQAFLDRKIKFTDIATLVDKVMQKHTFIQDPDMKDIMLADDYARKETKKCLL; encoded by the coding sequence ATGAAAAATGTGATTATTCTGGGATCAACCGGTTCAGTAGGAACAAGTGCCTTGGAAGTTATAAGGAATCTTCGCCATCAATTTAAGGTTGTAGGTTTGTCTGCAAACTCCCGCTGGGATATCTTGGCGGAGCAGATTAATGAATTTAAACCAAGAAGCGTTTCTCTTGTCGAGGAAAAGTGGTTGGGTGATTTACAAAAAAAAGTGTCTGAAAAGTCTGTTCATATCCGTAAAGGCAAAGAGAGTGTATGTGAAATAATCTCACAAGAAGATGCAGACATTGTTATTTCTGCAATTGTTGGTGCAGCGGGTCTCCCAGCAGCTATTGAAGTAATCAGAACGGGCAAGACATTGGCACTTGCAAACAAAGAGGCGCTGGTTATGGCTGGAAACCTGATTATGTCGATGGCAAAAGAGAAAGGTGTGCAAATCCTTCCCGTAGACAGTGAGCATAGTGCAATATTCCAAGCCCTGATGGCCGGAAAACCAAATGAGGTAAAAAGAGTTATCATTACTGCTTCCGGAGGCCCATTTTGTAATTATCCCAAAGAAAATCTCTCCGAGGTTACCTTAGAAGAGGCCCTTAAGCATCCAACCTGGAAAATGGGACAGAAAATAACAATAGATTCTGCCACATTGATGAACAAAGCATTAGAAATTATTGAGGCAAAATGGCTTTTCGATCTAGAGACAACACAGATCGACGTTATCATACACCCCGAATCAATTATACATTCACTTGTTGAATTTTGTGATGGTTCTGTTATTGCCCAGATGGGTCTACCGAGTATGAAAGTACCGATCCAGTTTGCATTAACTTATCCTCACAGGGAGAACGGTAATGTTGAAAATCTTGATCTTGCCAAACTTGCAAATCTCACATTCTTGAAACCTGATATGGATAAATTCCCAGCGTTAAAATTAGGATATGAAGCAGCGGAAAAAGGTGGCACCTCCGGCGTTACGCTCAATGCTGCTAATGAGATAGCCGTTCAGGCGTTTCTAGACAGAAAAATTAAATTTACAGATATCGCAACACTGGTCGATAAGGTTATGCAGAAACATACCTTTATCCAAGACCCTGATATGAAAGATATCATGCTTGCTGATGATTATGCACGTAAGGAGACAAAAAAATGCCTTTTATAG
- the ispG gene encoding flavodoxin-dependent (E)-4-hydroxy-3-methylbut-2-enyl-diphosphate synthase: MITRRKSRLVSVGSVEIGANAPVSIQSMAKTHTDNIESTVHQIHELETLKCHIIRVAVPDIKAVKCLGEIKKRIHIPLVADIHFGHNLALEAINQGVDKIRINPGNMKKKDKLEEIVRLAKKKRTPIRIGVNSGSIRDQREEGADLVELMVNTTLRYCEHFESLGFKDIIISLKASDVQKTMQAYRSIAGQCDYPLHLGVTAAGAPEDAVIKSAVGIGGLLSEGIGDTLRVSYTGSPHQEVIDGYKILRAIGLAKSNQAEILSCPTCGRCEIDLVKIVDEVKRRLPSNKQSMQIAVMGCVVNGPGEAMDADIGIAGGNGFGFLFRKGEKIRKIPESEMVSTLLEEIESLQS; the protein is encoded by the coding sequence GTGATAACACGCCGCAAATCAAGATTAGTCTCCGTTGGTTCAGTAGAAATCGGTGCAAATGCTCCTGTCTCTATTCAATCAATGGCAAAGACTCATACAGACAATATCGAATCAACCGTACATCAGATCCATGAATTAGAGACCCTCAAATGCCATATTATAAGGGTTGCCGTACCAGATATCAAAGCGGTCAAGTGCCTGGGAGAAATAAAAAAGAGGATCCATATTCCACTAGTTGCAGATATCCATTTTGGACACAATCTTGCCCTGGAAGCAATTAATCAGGGAGTTGATAAAATACGGATCAACCCTGGAAATATGAAAAAAAAGGATAAGCTGGAAGAAATTGTGCGTTTGGCAAAAAAGAAACGAACACCTATTCGAATAGGTGTTAATTCAGGTTCAATCAGAGACCAGAGAGAAGAGGGGGCAGATCTGGTCGAATTAATGGTTAATACAACATTACGATATTGTGAACATTTTGAATCATTAGGCTTTAAAGATATTATAATTTCTCTGAAGGCATCGGATGTCCAAAAGACCATGCAGGCATATCGATCTATAGCGGGGCAATGTGATTATCCTTTGCATCTCGGTGTAACAGCTGCAGGCGCTCCTGAAGACGCCGTCATAAAATCAGCAGTTGGCATTGGAGGACTTCTTTCAGAAGGGATTGGTGATACGCTAAGAGTATCATACACAGGCTCTCCGCATCAAGAAGTAATAGATGGATATAAGATATTGAGGGCCATCGGTCTGGCGAAAAGTAACCAAGCTGAAATTCTATCATGTCCTACGTGTGGACGTTGTGAAATAGATCTCGTGAAGATTGTTGACGAAGTAAAAAGACGTCTTCCATCAAATAAGCAATCTATGCAAATTGCCGTTATGGGTTGCGTTGTTAATGGTCCGGGAGAGGCAATGGACGCAGATATCGGGATTGCTGGAGGAAACGGGTTTGGTTTTCTGTTTCGAAAAGGAGAAAAAATACGAAAAATTCCTGAAAGCGAGATGGTTTCCACACTGCTTGAAGAGATAGAGTCTTTACAGTCATAA
- a CDS encoding 4Fe-4S binding protein yields the protein MAAHRIDTPVEASAGSSQLQAEGASRQKREQKNKPWMNPTRFRWISQIIFMIVVIYIGCQFYFFVRYCESGGTTTFFSRPPGIEAFLPIGAFMSLKYFLGMGKVDPVHPAGFIIFASILLTSFMFQRGFCSWICPVGTISEWAWRLGDRIKSKFNKTVRYWIEMFPVKLTCGLSMITTPIIILMILEVISFSSFKSLYITSHTLFYVMISFMGIALIAPFALPRKLWPARLEDSIARAWKYSIFAFFAVSILIKIPAKQLEAIFTRAPYMKVAEVMMLNFFRNLSLLAIIVLSLLFLFTLFNKNYWCRYFCPYGAIVGVLGWASSFRIVRDSKLCIDCGKCTKACPVFIEVDKKRTVYSQECWACYDCVEVCPVSGALDMKIVGIGKKVHYAVYAALSVGLFVIFMNTARFTGYWYNSVTLDEYMYRISEIDDPKYKHKQGKFEIE from the coding sequence TTGGCTGCACACAGAATTGATACCCCTGTTGAAGCTTCAGCTGGAAGTTCCCAATTGCAGGCAGAGGGTGCATCAAGACAGAAAAGGGAACAGAAAAATAAACCGTGGATGAATCCTACTCGGTTCAGGTGGATTTCTCAGATCATTTTTATGATTGTTGTAATATATATAGGATGTCAGTTCTATTTTTTTGTACGTTACTGTGAAAGTGGTGGTACCACCACTTTTTTTTCAAGGCCACCAGGGATAGAGGCCTTTTTACCCATAGGTGCCTTTATGAGTCTCAAGTATTTCTTAGGGATGGGGAAAGTTGATCCTGTACATCCTGCGGGTTTTATAATCTTTGCCTCGATATTACTTACATCATTCATGTTTCAAAGGGGTTTCTGCAGCTGGATATGTCCGGTAGGCACCATATCTGAATGGGCATGGAGATTGGGAGATCGGATAAAATCAAAATTCAATAAGACCGTCAGGTATTGGATCGAGATGTTTCCGGTTAAACTCACATGCGGTTTAAGCATGATAACAACTCCTATCATCATATTGATGATCCTTGAAGTTATCAGCTTCAGCTCTTTCAAATCTCTTTACATCACCTCTCACACTTTATTTTATGTCATGATCTCTTTTATGGGTATAGCCCTGATCGCACCCTTTGCTCTTCCAAGGAAACTATGGCCGGCCCGCCTTGAAGATTCTATTGCACGAGCCTGGAAATATTCTATTTTCGCTTTTTTCGCAGTCTCTATTTTAATCAAGATACCGGCAAAACAGCTTGAGGCTATCTTTACTCGTGCACCATACATGAAGGTTGCAGAGGTTATGATGTTAAATTTTTTCCGTAACCTTTCACTGCTTGCCATAATCGTCTTGTCACTACTTTTTCTCTTTACTCTATTCAATAAGAATTACTGGTGCCGTTATTTTTGTCCTTATGGTGCAATCGTCGGTGTCCTGGGGTGGGCGAGTTCTTTTAGAATTGTAAGAGACAGTAAATTGTGTATAGATTGTGGTAAGTGTACAAAGGCGTGTCCTGTTTTTATTGAGGTTGACAAGAAGCGGACTGTATATAGCCAGGAGTGTTGGGCCTGTTACGACTGCGTTGAGGTATGTCCGGTAAGCGGTGCTCTTGATATGAAGATTGTGGGGATTGGTAAGAAGGTGCACTATGCTGTTTACGCAGCTCTTTCAGTTGGGTTATTCGTTATTTTTATGAATACGGCACGTTTTACCGGATATTGGTATAATAGTGTAACGTTAGACGAATACATGTACCGGATTTCCGAAATCGATGACCCGAAGTATAAACATAAGCAGGGGAAATTTGAAATTGAATAA